A genomic window from Parvularcula sp. LCG005 includes:
- a CDS encoding HIT domain-containing protein — protein MNSEVTTETSNHATFQRDYRLEAETLTSISLKLSDLLLRNEARFPWLVLIPRRVGARETFDLLPSDRDQLWDEINRVGAALKTVTGAAKINTALFGNMVPQLHVHIIARTPEDPAWPASAVGFGAPSPYCDNTPPDWWSMVCAAVQY, from the coding sequence ATGAACAGTGAAGTTACGACCGAAACGTCCAACCACGCGACTTTTCAGCGTGATTACCGCCTGGAAGCTGAAACGCTGACGTCGATTTCACTCAAGCTGAGTGATCTTCTCCTCCGCAATGAGGCGCGCTTTCCCTGGCTGGTGTTGATTCCGCGCCGTGTGGGTGCGCGGGAGACCTTCGACCTGCTGCCGTCAGACCGGGACCAATTATGGGATGAAATCAACCGAGTTGGTGCCGCTCTGAAGACCGTCACTGGTGCTGCGAAGATTAACACGGCGCTGTTCGGCAATATGGTGCCGCAGCTGCATGTTCACATCATCGCCCGCACGCCCGAGGACCCAGCCTGGCCGGCCAGCGCCGTCGGCTTTGGCGCGCCCTCGCCCTATTGCGACAATACGCCGCCAGACTGGTGGTCCATGGTCTGCGCTGCCGTCCAATACTAG
- the tig gene encoding trigger factor, translating to MQVTEKSAEGLSREFHVVIPQSHLTSRLESKLEEVKGQVQLKGFRKGKAPISFLKKMYGKGMMAELIQEEMAAAQEKALKDNNLTPAMPPHPHLEDAHVEEVLAGKTDLEYDMHVEVLPEIAEVDLAAMSFERPVIEVEDSEVDEELEKLAKEQTAYADRDEGAAAQDGDQVTIDFLGKLDGEAFDGGAGEDVPLVLGSGQFIPGFEEGLVGVKVGDEKTLDITFPEEYGAEHLAGKAATFDVTVKAVKAPEERKIDDELAKALGMDDLEMLRGRIKEMLQGRYASQSRLHVKRKILDALDENQSFDLPPGMVNAEFDAIWRQVEGAERDEEDKDKSDDELKEEYRKIAERRVRLGLVLAEIGKRAEVTVPQKDVERAMQMQAMQAGVPIQQVMEYFRQQPGAYAQLRAPLFEDKVIDHIIETATVTDTTVSKDELMKDPGE from the coding sequence ATGCAAGTTACTGAAAAATCGGCCGAAGGTCTCAGCCGCGAGTTTCACGTGGTGATTCCTCAATCCCACCTGACCTCCAGACTCGAGTCGAAGCTGGAAGAAGTCAAAGGCCAAGTTCAGCTTAAAGGCTTCCGCAAGGGCAAGGCGCCCATCTCATTCCTCAAGAAAATGTACGGCAAAGGCATGATGGCCGAGCTGATCCAGGAAGAGATGGCAGCCGCCCAGGAAAAAGCCCTCAAGGACAATAATCTGACACCGGCCATGCCTCCGCATCCGCATCTCGAAGACGCTCACGTCGAAGAGGTTCTGGCGGGCAAGACCGACCTTGAATACGACATGCACGTCGAAGTGCTGCCCGAGATCGCTGAAGTCGATCTCGCGGCCATGTCGTTTGAACGCCCGGTTATCGAGGTCGAAGACTCAGAAGTCGACGAAGAGCTCGAAAAGCTGGCCAAGGAACAGACCGCCTATGCGGATCGTGACGAGGGCGCTGCTGCTCAGGACGGCGATCAGGTGACGATCGACTTCCTCGGCAAGCTCGACGGCGAAGCCTTTGATGGCGGCGCCGGCGAAGACGTGCCGCTCGTCCTTGGATCAGGTCAGTTCATTCCCGGCTTTGAAGAAGGCCTGGTGGGCGTGAAGGTTGGCGACGAAAAGACGCTCGATATCACGTTCCCTGAAGAATACGGTGCCGAGCATCTGGCCGGCAAGGCTGCGACCTTTGACGTCACCGTCAAGGCCGTCAAAGCCCCTGAAGAGCGCAAGATCGACGACGAGCTGGCCAAGGCCCTCGGCATGGACGATCTTGAAATGCTGCGCGGCCGGATCAAGGAAATGCTTCAGGGTCGCTATGCGAGCCAGTCGCGTCTCCACGTCAAACGCAAGATCCTCGACGCGCTGGACGAGAACCAGTCGTTCGATCTGCCGCCGGGCATGGTCAATGCCGAATTCGACGCCATCTGGCGCCAGGTTGAAGGCGCTGAGCGTGACGAAGAGGATAAAGACAAGTCCGACGATGAACTGAAGGAAGAGTACCGCAAGATTGCTGAGCGCCGCGTGCGCCTCGGTCTGGTTCTCGCCGAAATCGGCAAGAGGGCTGAAGTCACCGTACCGCAGAAGGACGTTGAGCGCGCCATGCAGATGCAGGCGATGCAAGCGGGCGTGCCGATCCAGCAGGTCATGGAATATTTCCGCCAGCAACCGGGTGCCTATGCCCAGCTGCGCGCGCCATTGTTCGAAGACAAGGTCATCGACCACATCATCGAAACGGCCACTGTCACCGACACGACCGTGTCGAAAGACGAGCTGATGAAAGACCCAGGCGAGTAA
- a CDS encoding inositol monophosphatase family protein: protein MTEIDPSSLRAFFHELADAAAAETLPRFRGTGDVVNKLADADGTAYDPVTAADREGESAIRQRIEATFPDHAILGEEHGARAGTSGYRWVIDPVDGTRAFVSGVPVWTTLVGLERDGELIGGLIDQPWLKERWIGIKAHGTEYSAPQGSKPASVSSCTSLPDARFTVTDMRPGSYFTDEELDRLYAVSSPCRIVRQGLDAYGFALIASGHLDLCIEAGLNWHDIAAIVPVIEAAGGVVCTWDGAPVTEAFPRGRCVIAATQALADAACTILTK from the coding sequence ATGACCGAGATTGATCCCTCCAGCCTTCGCGCATTTTTCCATGAACTGGCCGACGCCGCCGCGGCCGAGACCTTGCCCCGCTTTCGCGGCACTGGCGATGTGGTCAACAAGCTCGCGGACGCTGATGGCACGGCCTACGATCCGGTCACGGCCGCCGATCGGGAGGGCGAATCGGCTATCCGCCAACGGATCGAAGCGACCTTTCCTGATCACGCGATCTTGGGCGAAGAGCACGGCGCCCGCGCCGGGACGAGCGGCTATCGCTGGGTCATTGACCCGGTCGACGGGACGCGAGCATTTGTTTCCGGCGTTCCCGTCTGGACGACGCTCGTCGGGTTGGAGCGCGACGGAGAACTGATCGGTGGCCTTATCGATCAGCCCTGGCTGAAGGAGCGCTGGATCGGTATCAAGGCTCACGGCACTGAGTATTCTGCCCCACAAGGATCAAAGCCTGCGAGCGTATCATCGTGCACCTCCTTGCCGGACGCACGGTTCACTGTGACTGACATGCGCCCGGGCAGCTATTTTACCGATGAGGAACTTGATCGCCTTTACGCCGTGTCCTCGCCCTGCCGCATCGTTCGGCAGGGGCTGGATGCGTATGGGTTCGCGCTCATCGCCTCGGGGCATCTCGATCTGTGCATCGAGGCCGGCCTGAACTGGCATGACATCGCAGCGATCGTGCCGGTCATCGAAGCCGCGGGCGGTGTGGTCTGCACCTGGGACGGTGCGCCTGTGACCGAAGCCTTCCCGCGGGGCCGGTGCGTCATCGCCGCGACTCAGGCCCTGGCCGATGCTGCCTGCACCATCCTGACAAAATAA
- a CDS encoding helix-turn-helix transcriptional regulator produces the protein MVHPIDLHVGQRLRQRRCLLGMTQQKLAEAVGIKFQQIQKYESGANRVSASRLWALAEALGVPVSHFFEGLSRDDQEALVGADGDDGVMDDRPYIAPEVFSAKETIDLVRAYYNLKEEPRRRLLDLAKTLAGAA, from the coding sequence ATGGTGCATCCCATCGACCTTCATGTCGGACAAAGACTTCGTCAGCGTCGCTGCCTTCTGGGCATGACGCAGCAAAAGCTGGCTGAAGCCGTCGGCATCAAGTTCCAGCAAATTCAGAAATATGAATCCGGTGCCAACCGCGTATCGGCGTCACGCCTCTGGGCGCTGGCTGAGGCCTTGGGCGTGCCGGTCAGCCACTTTTTCGAGGGCCTGTCCCGGGATGATCAGGAAGCGCTCGTCGGCGCCGATGGCGACGACGGGGTCATGGACGATCGGCCATATATTGCGCCGGAAGTGTTCTCCGCCAAGGAAACCATCGACCTGGTGCGGGCCTATTACAATCTGAAAGAAGAGCCACGTCGCCGGCTTCTTGATCTGGCAAAGACCCTCGCGGGCGCTGCCTAA
- a CDS encoding CBU_0592 family membrane protein, whose protein sequence is MSEWTFSWHDAVGFLGVALLLGAYAALQFKKISADDPLYSAANGLAALLIAVSLLFNFNAASMVIEIFWFAISVYGFVRAVRKRNPKSD, encoded by the coding sequence ATGAGCGAGTGGACATTTTCATGGCATGATGCCGTCGGGTTCCTGGGCGTCGCATTATTGCTGGGCGCCTATGCAGCGCTGCAGTTCAAGAAAATTTCCGCCGACGATCCGCTCTACTCGGCGGCCAACGGTCTCGCCGCGTTGCTGATCGCTGTCTCATTGCTGTTCAATTTCAATGCCGCCAGCATGGTGATCGAGATCTTCTGGTTCGCTATCAGCGTCTACGGATTTGTCAGAGCCGTAAGGAAGCGAAACCCCAAATCCGACTAG
- a CDS encoding LPS-assembly protein LptD — protein sequence MKVSRQALAVAAFGLTGVSGAWAVQETTANESETVLLSADTVTRDDENSPVTAEGNVRAFFGEQTLVADRLTYDPTTDVVIAEGHVSIFDGDGQSYFADSVELTGDLKDGVAANFSALIGKQTRLAGSSVVRRSSGNNDLNNAVFTGCSVCREDGSKKTPTWAVKALRVTQDTEDETIRFRNATIEVLGVPVLYTPYFEFPDPSAKRKSGFLTPSIGNSTRAGFEAEIPYYWAISDYQDFTFSPRVMTELGTLVKGEYRVQRHNGGAVVQAGIIDPLSGYSVRNGRPTENPDDWPTGPRWHVFSAGYREFRDHWRGEYDVNLVSDKGYLRTYDIQPQGELRETIDIVQPDRLENRLSFSRRTNNSFTDISTFMFQSLRFNEDNDYFADAMPRIRHEQRMPVPVIGGDVQVEGNLLYLNRPEGLDTMRAVAKAGYEKRYTTQNGHRLRGFAEMRADIYRYSDVSQGIEACNVEDRDYDVCRLNLPREGEDDTFETTRLLPTAGVEWTYPLAKFTEKATFIIEPKVQAVFSPDRDYTDDIINEDSGFFQFDTITLFDPSKSSGLDLWEDGQRLNVGVTASALYTNGLEVSGTIGQQFRAEDSTTFDDDVGLGERSSDLVGDVSVKVGNRFQLDNKIRLDKADGTLRRNETNARTRIGPVSGALTYLRVESPEFSAEGRRDEFMSAALSYQLTDKWTVGGNWRENLESGTTVNQSLLLQYRDDCTIFSLAYRFDNTTGDGFNENRSLTFNVDILGF from the coding sequence ATGAAGGTGTCTCGCCAGGCATTGGCTGTTGCGGCGTTTGGCCTGACCGGCGTGTCCGGCGCGTGGGCCGTGCAGGAGACCACCGCCAATGAGAGCGAAACTGTCCTTCTTTCCGCCGACACCGTCACCCGTGATGATGAGAATTCTCCCGTCACCGCCGAAGGCAATGTTCGCGCCTTTTTCGGCGAGCAGACACTGGTCGCAGATCGCCTGACCTATGACCCGACGACCGATGTCGTCATCGCCGAAGGCCATGTGTCGATTTTTGATGGAGACGGGCAGAGCTATTTTGCCGACTCCGTTGAACTGACCGGCGACCTGAAAGACGGCGTGGCGGCCAATTTTTCCGCCCTCATCGGCAAACAGACGCGACTGGCGGGCTCGTCCGTGGTGCGCCGCTCATCTGGCAACAATGATCTGAACAATGCCGTCTTCACCGGTTGCAGTGTGTGCCGTGAGGATGGAAGCAAGAAGACCCCGACCTGGGCAGTCAAGGCACTCCGTGTCACGCAGGATACGGAAGACGAGACAATCAGATTTCGGAATGCGACGATCGAGGTTCTCGGCGTCCCTGTTCTCTACACGCCCTATTTTGAGTTTCCCGATCCCAGCGCCAAGCGTAAATCTGGCTTTCTGACCCCGAGCATCGGGAACTCGACCCGCGCCGGGTTCGAGGCTGAGATCCCCTATTACTGGGCCATCTCGGACTATCAGGATTTCACCTTCTCGCCGCGGGTCATGACCGAACTCGGTACGCTGGTAAAAGGCGAGTATCGGGTGCAGCGGCACAATGGCGGTGCCGTGGTGCAGGCGGGTATCATCGATCCATTGTCCGGCTACTCGGTCCGCAACGGCCGCCCGACCGAAAATCCAGACGACTGGCCCACCGGTCCGCGCTGGCATGTATTCTCTGCCGGGTATCGCGAATTCCGCGACCACTGGCGCGGCGAGTACGATGTCAATCTTGTGTCGGACAAGGGCTATCTGCGGACCTATGACATCCAGCCTCAGGGTGAGCTGCGCGAGACCATCGATATCGTTCAGCCCGATCGCCTCGAGAACAGATTGTCCTTCTCCCGGCGGACGAACAATTCGTTCACGGACATCTCCACGTTCATGTTCCAGAGCCTTAGGTTCAACGAGGACAATGACTACTTCGCCGACGCCATGCCCCGCATCCGGCACGAGCAGCGGATGCCGGTCCCGGTCATTGGCGGTGATGTGCAGGTAGAAGGCAATCTGCTGTATCTGAACCGGCCCGAAGGTCTCGACACCATGCGGGCCGTCGCGAAAGCGGGATACGAGAAGCGCTATACCACGCAGAATGGTCATCGCCTGCGCGGCTTTGCCGAGATGCGCGCCGATATTTACCGCTATAGTGATGTGTCGCAGGGCATCGAGGCCTGTAACGTCGAAGACCGTGATTACGACGTGTGCCGACTGAACCTGCCGCGTGAAGGTGAAGACGACACGTTCGAGACCACCCGGCTGCTTCCAACTGCGGGCGTTGAGTGGACCTATCCCCTCGCAAAGTTCACTGAAAAAGCGACCTTCATCATCGAGCCCAAGGTCCAGGCTGTGTTCAGCCCGGATCGGGACTACACCGATGACATCATCAATGAGGACAGCGGCTTCTTCCAGTTCGACACGATCACCCTGTTCGACCCTTCCAAATCCAGCGGTCTGGATCTGTGGGAAGATGGACAGCGCCTTAATGTCGGTGTCACTGCGAGCGCCCTCTACACCAACGGCCTGGAAGTCTCCGGGACCATTGGCCAGCAGTTCCGCGCCGAGGACAGCACGACATTCGATGACGATGTCGGATTGGGCGAGCGCAGTTCGGACCTTGTCGGCGATGTCAGCGTCAAGGTGGGCAATCGCTTCCAGCTCGACAACAAGATCCGCCTCGACAAGGCCGATGGGACGCTGCGCCGGAACGAAACCAATGCCCGGACGCGCATTGGTCCCGTCTCAGGCGCCCTCACCTATCTGCGGGTTGAAAGCCCTGAGTTCAGTGCCGAGGGCCGCCGCGACGAGTTCATGTCTGCCGCGCTCAGCTATCAGCTGACCGACAAATGGACGGTCGGAGGCAATTGGCGTGAGAACCTTGAAAGCGGGACAACCGTCAATCAGAGCCTGCTACTCCAATATCGGGACGACTGTACCATCTTTTCGCTCGCCTACAGGTTCGATAATACGACAGGTGACGGGTTTAACGAGAACCGCAGCCTGACCTTCAACGTGGATATCCTTGGCTTCTAG
- a CDS encoding exopolysaccharide biosynthesis protein, translating to MPPQQETTAPLEDILDEAVHASDGDKTSIGDLLDSFGSRSIGPILVLIGLMVMIPPIGAVPGVPAVLGVVVVLFTLQFVFGRDHIWLPQRVEKVSIKTERLRKAQDKAQPVLARLDHLFTSRLGQFTGPVSERAAAIVATLLGLFMIPLELIPAAVSAPGLGLLFFGIGLMAKDGLMMLLGYVFSIGTLGLALYLLT from the coding sequence ATGCCCCCGCAACAGGAAACCACAGCGCCACTGGAAGACATTCTGGACGAGGCGGTTCATGCCAGCGACGGCGACAAGACGTCGATCGGCGATCTGCTTGATTCGTTCGGTAGCCGGTCGATAGGGCCCATTCTCGTGCTGATCGGGCTGATGGTCATGATCCCGCCGATCGGGGCCGTGCCTGGGGTGCCTGCCGTCCTTGGCGTGGTGGTTGTCCTCTTCACGCTGCAGTTCGTCTTTGGCCGCGACCATATCTGGCTGCCCCAGCGCGTGGAAAAAGTCTCGATCAAGACGGAGCGGCTGCGAAAGGCCCAAGACAAGGCGCAGCCAGTGCTGGCTAGGCTGGATCATCTTTTCACCAGTCGACTGGGGCAATTCACCGGCCCCGTATCTGAGCGAGCGGCGGCCATCGTGGCGACTTTGCTGGGTCTCTTCATGATCCCACTGGAACTCATCCCGGCAGCGGTGTCGGCCCCCGGTCTTGGTCTTCTGTTTTTCGGGATCGGCCTGATGGCCAAAGACGGGCTGATGATGCTGTTGGGCTATGTCTTCAGCATCGGCACATTAGGCCTCGCCCTCTATCTGCTGACGTAA
- a CDS encoding peptide MFS transporter, which yields MTAIGFVGLAAALYMMRTHPKGLYILFFAEMWERFSYYGMRALLIFYLTKHFLFTEDAAYGIYGAYTTLVYILPVIGGYVADRFLGHRRAVMWGAVLLVAGHATMAIEGPPTAVAGETDGTYLNIFYLALALIVMGVGFLKGNISAIVGQLYPRTDTRRDRAFTLFYVGINSGSFFGALYAGYLGETFGWQYGFGLAGIGMLLGLIVFVIGKPLLQGAGELSDEVKASIKGFAGIHPNVWIALGTIILTIGVWWVVRDQDTVGLLLSVFGGLTVAYIIGRSVITLEAHSRDRIFAALFLISVQILFWALFEQAGSSLNIFTDEQVNRNFLGSEVPASVFQSLNAMYIIYFGPVFAAVWGFLASKNLEPTTPQKFGLGVIQVGLGFLVLVWGANAAGDGLTPVIFIFLIYLLHTTGEICLSPVGLSAMTRLSVPSMVGLIMGTWFLASGAGNFVSSKIAQMTAVEGPNGESMVLNVYTNVGWLAVAVGVGLIVISPAINYLMHLKTLTDTGTGLKKDQGKLAEAPVDHMP from the coding sequence ATGACGGCGATCGGCTTTGTGGGGCTGGCGGCGGCGCTGTACATGATGCGCACCCACCCCAAGGGTCTCTATATCCTGTTCTTTGCCGAGATGTGGGAGCGATTCTCCTATTACGGCATGCGGGCGCTGCTGATCTTCTACCTGACCAAGCATTTCCTGTTCACTGAGGATGCCGCCTACGGGATCTACGGCGCCTATACGACACTGGTCTATATCCTGCCGGTCATCGGCGGCTATGTTGCGGACCGCTTCCTCGGCCACCGCCGCGCGGTGATGTGGGGCGCGGTTCTGCTCGTCGCTGGTCACGCCACCATGGCGATCGAAGGGCCGCCAACAGCGGTCGCTGGCGAAACCGATGGGACCTATCTGAACATCTTCTATCTGGCGCTGGCGCTGATCGTCATGGGCGTTGGCTTCCTGAAGGGGAATATCTCCGCCATCGTCGGCCAGCTTTACCCGCGCACTGACACGCGTCGCGACCGGGCATTCACGCTGTTCTATGTCGGTATCAACTCGGGCTCGTTCTTCGGCGCTCTCTATGCCGGCTATCTCGGTGAGACGTTCGGCTGGCAATATGGCTTCGGTCTTGCCGGTATCGGCATGCTACTGGGCCTGATCGTCTTCGTCATCGGCAAGCCGCTCCTCCAAGGGGCCGGCGAGCTTAGCGACGAAGTCAAAGCCAGCATCAAGGGCTTTGCCGGTATTCACCCGAATGTCTGGATCGCGCTCGGGACAATCATCCTGACGATCGGTGTCTGGTGGGTTGTCCGTGACCAGGACACCGTTGGCCTGTTGCTATCCGTCTTTGGCGGTCTGACTGTGGCGTATATTATCGGCAGATCCGTGATCACGCTGGAGGCGCATTCAAGGGATCGCATCTTTGCCGCGCTCTTCCTGATCAGCGTGCAGATCCTGTTCTGGGCGCTGTTCGAACAGGCGGGGTCGTCCCTGAACATCTTCACCGATGAGCAGGTCAACCGGAACTTCCTTGGATCTGAAGTGCCCGCGTCGGTGTTTCAGTCCCTCAACGCGATGTACATCATCTATTTCGGACCGGTCTTTGCCGCCGTCTGGGGCTTCCTGGCGTCAAAAAACCTCGAACCGACAACGCCGCAGAAATTCGGTCTGGGTGTCATTCAGGTCGGTCTTGGCTTCCTCGTTCTCGTCTGGGGTGCCAATGCGGCGGGTGATGGCCTGACGCCGGTGATCTTCATCTTCCTGATTTACCTGCTGCACACGACCGGCGAGATCTGTCTGTCGCCAGTCGGTTTGTCGGCCATGACGCGCCTGTCGGTGCCAAGCATGGTCGGTCTGATCATGGGGACCTGGTTCCTCGCCTCGGGCGCCGGCAACTTCGTGTCGTCCAAGATCGCGCAGATGACGGCGGTCGAGGGGCCGAATGGCGAAAGCATGGTCCTGAATGTCTACACCAATGTCGGCTGGCTCGCGGTCGCCGTCGGGGTGGGCCTGATCGTGATTTCTCCGGCCATCAATTACCTGATGCACCTCAAGACCCTGACCGACACCGGAACAGGTCTGAAGAAGGATCAGGGCAAGCTGGCCGAAGCACCGGTCGACCACATGCCTTAA
- the lpdA gene encoding dihydrolipoyl dehydrogenase gives MTSSFDVVVIGGGPGGYNAAIRASQLGLSVACVEKRDTMKLGGTCLNVGCIPSKALLHASEAYHHAQTSFAALGVKIKGLEVDLKQMLKQKDDAVEGLTGGIDYLFKKNKITSYFGWGSIPEKGKVAVAKDDGSTETISAKNIIIATGSEPMALPGIEFDEKVIISSTGALDLKKIPEHLVVVGGGVIGLELGSVWRRLGAKVTVVEFLDRITPGMDADVAKQFMRILKKQGMDFMLGTKVTGIDSKGGKATITVEPSAGGDAKTLQADAVLIAIGRRPFTDKVGLDGLGIKVDKRGFIEVDKHFRTGVEGIYAIGDCIPGPMLAHKAEEEAVAVAEIIAGKPGHVNYNTIPGVVYTDPEVATVGQTEEQLKEAGIAYKVGKFPFGANSRAKTNHQTDGFVKVLADAKTDRVLGVHMIGVAVGELIAEAGLVMEFGGASEDIARTCHAHPTRSEALRQAAMGVEGWTMQA, from the coding sequence ATGACCAGTTCCTTCGATGTTGTCGTAATCGGCGGCGGACCCGGCGGCTACAATGCGGCGATCCGCGCGTCACAACTGGGCCTGTCTGTGGCCTGCGTTGAAAAACGCGACACGATGAAACTGGGTGGCACCTGCCTGAATGTGGGCTGTATCCCTTCGAAGGCGCTGCTGCACGCTTCAGAAGCCTACCACCACGCTCAGACATCCTTTGCTGCCCTGGGCGTGAAAATAAAGGGGCTTGAGGTCGATCTCAAGCAGATGCTGAAACAGAAAGACGATGCGGTCGAAGGCCTGACCGGCGGCATTGATTACCTGTTCAAGAAAAACAAGATCACCTCCTATTTTGGATGGGGTTCAATTCCTGAAAAGGGCAAGGTTGCTGTCGCAAAAGATGATGGCAGCACCGAAACCATCAGCGCAAAGAACATTATCATCGCCACGGGCTCTGAGCCGATGGCGCTGCCTGGCATCGAATTTGACGAGAAGGTCATCATCTCCTCGACTGGCGCGCTAGATCTCAAAAAGATCCCTGAGCATCTGGTGGTTGTGGGCGGCGGTGTGATCGGGTTGGAGCTCGGCTCGGTCTGGCGTCGGCTCGGCGCGAAAGTCACCGTTGTGGAGTTCCTTGACCGCATCACACCCGGCATGGATGCCGATGTGGCCAAGCAGTTCATGCGCATACTGAAAAAGCAGGGCATGGACTTCATGCTGGGCACCAAAGTCACCGGTATCGACAGCAAGGGTGGCAAGGCCACGATCACTGTCGAGCCCTCAGCGGGCGGCGATGCGAAGACCCTGCAGGCCGACGCCGTCTTGATCGCTATTGGCCGCCGTCCGTTTACGGACAAGGTCGGACTCGATGGCCTGGGCATCAAGGTAGACAAACGCGGCTTTATTGAAGTCGACAAGCATTTCCGGACCGGCGTGGAAGGCATCTACGCCATTGGCGACTGCATTCCCGGCCCCATGCTGGCGCACAAGGCTGAGGAAGAGGCTGTCGCGGTGGCGGAGATCATCGCTGGCAAGCCAGGCCATGTGAACTACAACACCATTCCCGGCGTGGTTTACACCGACCCTGAAGTCGCCACCGTCGGTCAGACCGAAGAGCAGCTCAAAGAGGCGGGCATCGCCTATAAGGTTGGCAAATTCCCGTTCGGTGCCAACAGCCGGGCCAAGACTAATCATCAGACGGATGGCTTCGTGAAAGTGCTGGCGGATGCCAAGACGGATCGCGTCCTCGGCGTCCACATGATCGGCGTCGCTGTCGGCGAACTGATCGCTGAGGCCGGCCTCGTGATGGAATTCGGCGGTGCCTCAGAGGATATCGCCCGGACCTGTCACGCCCACCCGACGCGGTCGGAAGCCCTGCGCCAGGCGGCCATGGGCGTTGAAGGCTGGACGATGCAGGCCTGA
- a CDS encoding YceI family protein encodes MKRLMTTLIGLVPLLALGAGCAMHQGVETPPAAGDSASATQALIVDQLRAAQYSLGPEETDIAFAVKPVGMSSVAGAFDLFDGNVTISGQSPQEVMLVANVDMRSVTLPNPMLESMVKSAAWFDVDNHPTAQFTGRLENWDETGKGLVTGQMTIRNVSVPETFDIRFTCDGIANCPQEAVGFRGEIAVRRSDYGMNSMQRMVDDEVTLSIAGRLHRQPEQLMAQTLSPNYVSR; translated from the coding sequence ATGAAACGCTTGATGACAACGCTGATCGGGCTTGTTCCGCTTCTCGCGCTGGGCGCAGGTTGCGCGATGCACCAGGGTGTTGAAACACCGCCCGCTGCTGGTGACAGTGCGTCCGCCACACAAGCCCTCATCGTCGATCAGCTGCGTGCGGCCCAGTACAGTCTGGGGCCGGAGGAAACCGACATCGCATTCGCCGTCAAACCGGTGGGAATGTCGTCGGTCGCGGGGGCCTTTGACCTGTTCGATGGCAATGTGACCATTTCCGGTCAGTCACCGCAGGAGGTGATGCTTGTCGCCAATGTGGACATGCGTTCCGTTACGCTCCCCAATCCCATGCTGGAATCGATGGTCAAAAGCGCGGCCTGGTTCGACGTGGACAATCATCCGACAGCGCAGTTCACCGGTCGACTGGAGAATTGGGACGAGACCGGGAAAGGTCTCGTGACTGGTCAGATGACAATTCGAAACGTCTCCGTACCGGAAACATTCGATATCCGCTTTACCTGCGACGGTATTGCCAACTGCCCTCAGGAGGCCGTCGGCTTTCGCGGCGAAATTGCCGTCCGCCGCTCGGACTACGGCATGAACAGCATGCAGCGTATGGTGGATGATGAAGTCACGCTGTCGATCGCTGGCCGCCTGCACCGTCAGCCGGAACAGTTGATGGCCCAGACGCTGAGCCCAAATTACGTCAGCAGATAG
- a CDS encoding PaaI family thioesterase has product MTENVGQQLTQIGQGRLPGHMGIVFTDAGDGWIEAEMPVRPEIMTAHGYLHAASVIALADTACGFGCMRSLPEGAQSFTTIELKSNYLGTARDGVVQTRAELQHGGRMTQVWDAVVTHQETGKKMALFRCTQMILYPRG; this is encoded by the coding sequence ATGACGGAAAATGTGGGTCAGCAATTGACGCAGATCGGGCAGGGGCGTCTGCCCGGTCACATGGGCATTGTCTTTACCGATGCCGGCGATGGATGGATTGAGGCCGAGATGCCCGTCCGTCCTGAAATCATGACGGCGCACGGCTATTTGCATGCCGCCAGTGTCATCGCTCTCGCCGATACCGCCTGCGGGTTTGGCTGCATGCGGTCGCTGCCGGAAGGTGCGCAGAGCTTCACGACAATCGAGCTGAAATCCAATTATCTGGGGACGGCCCGCGACGGCGTGGTGCAGACTCGGGCCGAGCTTCAGCATGGGGGCCGCATGACACAGGTCTGGGATGCTGTGGTCACGCATCAGGAGACGGGCAAGAAAATGGCCCTGTTCCGGTGCACCCAAATGATTCTCTATCCCCGCGGATGA